Proteins from a single region of Pseudomonas phenolilytica:
- the tesB gene encoding acyl-CoA thioesterase II → MTQTLDTLVNLLTLERIEENLFRGASQDLGFPQLFGGQVLGQVISAASQTVDAARHVHSLHGYFLRPGDSHQPVVYDVDRVRDGGSFSTRRVSAIQKGQTIFTGIASFQADEHGYEHQLAMPDVVGPDELPSEWDLLHKLSPLVPERVMEKLRRPKPIEIRPVTVQDPANPQPIEPVRHLWFRADGALPANPALHKYLLAYASDFSFIGTALQPHGVSSWSKFIQLASLDHAIWFHREVKIDDWLLYSIDSPWAGNARGFARGSIFNRQGQLVASVAQEGLIRVREDWM, encoded by the coding sequence ATGACCCAGACACTCGATACCCTGGTCAACCTGCTGACGCTGGAACGCATCGAGGAAAATCTGTTCCGTGGCGCCAGCCAGGATCTGGGGTTTCCTCAGCTGTTCGGTGGTCAGGTACTCGGTCAGGTGATTTCCGCCGCCAGCCAGACGGTCGACGCCGCGCGCCACGTGCACTCGCTGCACGGCTACTTCCTGCGCCCGGGCGACTCGCATCAGCCGGTGGTCTACGACGTTGACCGCGTGCGTGACGGCGGCAGCTTCTCGACCCGCCGCGTCAGCGCGATCCAGAAAGGCCAGACCATCTTCACCGGCATCGCTTCGTTCCAGGCCGACGAGCACGGCTACGAACACCAGCTGGCGATGCCCGACGTGGTCGGCCCGGACGAGCTGCCCAGCGAGTGGGACCTGCTGCACAAGCTCTCGCCGCTGGTGCCCGAGCGGGTGATGGAAAAGCTGCGCCGGCCCAAGCCGATCGAGATCCGCCCGGTTACCGTGCAGGACCCGGCCAACCCGCAGCCGATCGAGCCGGTGCGCCATCTGTGGTTCCGTGCCGACGGCGCGCTGCCGGCCAACCCGGCGCTGCACAAGTACCTGCTGGCCTATGCCTCGGACTTCAGCTTCATCGGCACCGCGCTGCAGCCGCACGGGGTCAGTTCGTGGAGCAAGTTCATCCAGCTGGCCAGCCTCGATCATGCGATCTGGTTCCACCGCGAGGTGAAGATCGACGACTGGCTGCTGTATTCCATCGATAGCCCCTGGGCCGGTAATGCCCGTGGCTTCGCCCGCGGCAGCATCTTCAACCGTCAGGGCCAGCTGGTCGCCTCGGTGGCGCAGGAAGGCTTGATCCGCGTGCGCGAGGACTGGATGTGA
- the narL gene encoding two-component system response regulator NarL, translating into MNDFRHSILLVDDHPMMRRGMRQLLELEDDFVIVGEASDGEEALRRVPELQPALILLDNNMPTLNGIETLKRLRQDGYDGKVLLFTVSDAEEDVRDALRFGADGYLLKDMEPEKLIQQIREVLQGDLVVSPALARVMAQALRVGQPVAPEVELTERERQVLKMIAGGNSNKMIGRKLGITEGTVKVHVKNLLHKLGLRSRVEAAVWALENERQRG; encoded by the coding sequence ATGAACGACTTCCGCCACAGCATCCTGCTCGTCGACGACCACCCCATGATGCGTCGCGGCATGCGCCAGCTGCTCGAACTGGAAGACGACTTCGTCATCGTCGGCGAGGCCAGCGATGGCGAGGAGGCCCTGCGCCGGGTGCCGGAACTGCAGCCGGCGCTGATCCTGCTGGACAACAACATGCCCACGCTCAACGGCATCGAGACGCTCAAGCGCCTGCGCCAGGATGGCTACGACGGCAAGGTGCTGCTGTTCACGGTGTCCGATGCCGAAGAAGACGTGCGCGACGCGCTGCGCTTCGGCGCCGACGGCTACCTGCTCAAGGACATGGAGCCGGAGAAACTGATCCAGCAGATCCGTGAGGTGCTGCAAGGCGACCTGGTGGTCAGCCCGGCACTGGCGCGGGTCATGGCGCAGGCGCTGCGCGTCGGCCAGCCGGTTGCGCCGGAGGTGGAGTTGACCGAGCGCGAGCGTCAGGTGCTGAAGATGATCGCCGGCGGTAACAGCAACAAGATGATCGGCCGCAAGCTGGGCATCACCGAGGGCACGGTGAAGGTCCACGTGAAGAACCTGCTGCACAAGCTCGGGCTGCGCTCGCGGGTCGAGGCCGCCGTGTGGGCGCTGGAAAACGAGCGCCAGCGCGGCTGA
- a CDS encoding MFS transporter, with translation MAKLNMQQGLVLGMSTVAFTICFMIWMMFAVLGVPIKEIFQLNETQFGLLAATPVLTGSLVRLPLGMLTDKFGGRIVFFMLMLICVLPIYLISEATAYWHFLVLGLFVGLAGGSFSVGIAYVAKWFDKSNQGLAMGIFGAGNAGSALTKFIAPAIIAAGSWQMVPKVYSAIMFITALLFWFLTSENKAHRVASTVTLKSQLQALKDPAVWRYCQYYSIVFGGYVALALWMTKYYVQEYGFSLQAAALLAACFSLPGGVLRAVGGWMSDKWGAQSVTWWVMWVSWVCLFLLSYPQTDFTIQTVEGSRTFHIGLNAWVFTALMFIVGIAFAFGKASVFKYISDDYPENMGVISGIVGLAGGLGGFVLPIMFGALVDLTGVRSSAFMLLYGVVWVSLIWMYFSEVRKTPLMGKAGQGQQPSAS, from the coding sequence ATGGCTAAGTTGAACATGCAACAGGGGCTGGTGCTGGGGATGAGCACCGTCGCATTCACGATCTGCTTCATGATCTGGATGATGTTTGCCGTGCTCGGGGTGCCGATCAAGGAGATCTTCCAGCTCAACGAAACGCAGTTCGGCCTGCTCGCCGCGACGCCGGTGCTTACCGGTTCGCTGGTGCGTCTGCCGCTGGGCATGCTCACCGACAAGTTCGGCGGGCGCATCGTGTTCTTCATGCTGATGCTGATCTGCGTGCTGCCGATCTACCTGATCAGCGAAGCGACCGCCTACTGGCACTTCCTCGTGCTGGGCCTGTTCGTCGGCCTGGCCGGCGGCTCCTTCTCGGTCGGCATCGCCTACGTCGCCAAATGGTTCGACAAGAGCAACCAGGGCCTGGCGATGGGCATCTTCGGCGCCGGCAACGCCGGTTCGGCGCTGACCAAGTTCATCGCCCCGGCGATCATCGCCGCTGGCAGCTGGCAGATGGTGCCCAAGGTCTACTCGGCGATCATGTTCATCACCGCGCTGCTGTTCTGGTTCCTGACCAGCGAGAACAAGGCGCACCGCGTGGCCAGCACCGTCACCCTCAAGAGCCAGTTGCAGGCGCTGAAGGATCCGGCCGTGTGGCGCTACTGCCAGTACTACTCAATCGTCTTCGGCGGCTACGTCGCGCTGGCGCTGTGGATGACCAAGTACTACGTGCAGGAGTATGGCTTCAGCCTGCAGGCCGCCGCGCTGCTGGCCGCCTGCTTCTCGCTGCCCGGCGGCGTACTGCGCGCCGTGGGCGGCTGGATGTCGGACAAATGGGGCGCGCAGAGCGTGACCTGGTGGGTGATGTGGGTGAGCTGGGTGTGCCTGTTCCTGCTGTCCTACCCGCAGACCGATTTCACCATCCAGACCGTCGAGGGCTCGCGCACCTTCCACATCGGGCTCAACGCCTGGGTGTTCACCGCGCTGATGTTCATCGTCGGCATCGCCTTCGCTTTCGGCAAGGCCTCGGTGTTCAAGTACATCTCCGATGACTACCCCGAAAACATGGGCGTCATCTCCGGCATCGTCGGCCTGGCCGGCGGCCTGGGCGGCTTCGTGCTGCCGATCATGTTCGGCGCCCTGGTGGACCTCACCGGCGTGCGCTCCTCCGCCTTCATGCTGCTGTACGGCGTGGTCTGGGTCTCCCTGATCTGGATGTACTTCAGCGAAGTGCGCAAAACCCCTCTGATGGGCAAGGCCGGCCAAGGCCAGCAGCCCTCCGCGTCCTGA
- a CDS encoding HAD family hydrolase has product MDGTLTIAVHDFAAIRRALQIPESDDILHHLAALPPEQAAPKRAWLLAHERELACAARPATGAFELLQALRERDCRLGVLTRNAHELALVTLETVGLGDFFSAEDILGRDEAPPKPHPGGLLQLAARWGIEPCAMMMVGDYRFDLECARAAGARSVLVNLPENPWPELADLYVRDCRALHALLESASR; this is encoded by the coding sequence ATGGACGGCACGCTGACCATCGCCGTGCACGATTTCGCCGCGATCCGCCGCGCGCTGCAGATTCCCGAGAGCGACGACATCCTCCATCACCTCGCTGCGCTGCCGCCGGAGCAGGCCGCGCCCAAGCGCGCCTGGCTGCTCGCGCACGAGCGCGAGCTGGCCTGCGCGGCGCGTCCGGCCACGGGTGCGTTCGAGTTGTTGCAGGCACTGCGCGAGCGCGATTGCCGCCTCGGCGTGCTCACCCGCAATGCCCACGAGCTGGCGCTGGTGACGCTGGAAACGGTCGGCCTGGGCGATTTTTTCAGCGCCGAAGACATCCTCGGCCGCGACGAGGCACCACCCAAGCCGCATCCCGGCGGCCTGCTGCAGCTGGCCGCGCGCTGGGGTATAGAGCCGTGCGCGATGATGATGGTTGGCGACTATCGCTTCGATCTGGAGTGTGCCCGCGCCGCGGGGGCGCGCAGCGTGCTGGTCAACCTGCCGGAGAATCCCTGGCCGGAGCTGGCCGACCTGTACGTGCGCGACTGCCGCGCGCTGCACGCGCTGCTGGAAAGCGCCAGCCGCTAG
- the ypfJ gene encoding KPN_02809 family neutral zinc metallopeptidase has protein sequence MRWNRARRSDNVVDARGRSGMRLGGGLGLGGIAIVVVLGLLSGQDPLQILGQLASQGGPAVSQQGEQPAADDPQVEFVRAVLGDTEDTWRALFQQSGAQYRDPTLVLFRGGVNSACGFASSAVGPFYCPGDQQVYLDLQFFDDMARRFAAAGDFAQAYVIAHEVGHHVQTLLGVSQRMQTARQRGAQMEGDNGLLVRQELQADCFAGVWAYHAQQRLDWLEQGDLEEALNAANAIGDDRLQQQSQGRVVPDAFTHGTSAQRVRWFRAGFEHGEPGRCDTFKTARL, from the coding sequence ATGCGCTGGAACCGGGCTCGTCGCAGCGACAACGTAGTGGATGCCAGAGGCCGCAGCGGCATGCGCCTCGGCGGTGGGCTGGGGCTGGGCGGCATCGCCATCGTGGTGGTGCTCGGCCTGCTTTCCGGCCAGGACCCGTTGCAGATTCTCGGCCAGCTGGCCAGCCAGGGCGGTCCGGCGGTGTCGCAGCAGGGCGAACAGCCGGCCGCTGACGACCCGCAGGTGGAATTCGTCCGCGCCGTGCTCGGCGACACCGAGGACACCTGGCGCGCGCTGTTCCAGCAGAGTGGCGCACAGTACCGCGACCCGACCCTGGTGCTGTTTCGTGGCGGGGTGAACTCGGCGTGCGGCTTCGCCAGCTCGGCGGTCGGCCCGTTCTACTGCCCCGGCGACCAGCAGGTCTATCTCGACCTGCAATTCTTCGATGACATGGCCCGGCGCTTCGCCGCCGCCGGCGATTTCGCCCAGGCCTACGTGATCGCCCATGAGGTCGGTCACCATGTGCAGACGCTGCTCGGCGTCTCGCAACGGATGCAGACGGCCCGCCAGCGCGGCGCGCAGATGGAAGGCGACAATGGCCTGCTGGTGCGCCAGGAGCTGCAGGCTGACTGTTTCGCCGGCGTCTGGGCCTATCACGCGCAGCAACGCCTGGACTGGCTGGAGCAAGGCGATCTGGAGGAGGCGCTGAACGCCGCCAATGCCATCGGCGACGATCGCCTGCAGCAGCAGAGTCAGGGTCGCGTGGTGCCCGACGCCTTCACCCACGGCACCTCGGCGCAGCGCGTGCGCTGGTTCCGCGCCGGCTTCGAGCACGGCGAACCGGGACGCTGCGACACGTTCAAAACGGCGCGCCTGTAG
- a CDS encoding histone deacetylase family protein, whose protein sequence is MSLPLVFHDDYSPPLPPGHRFPMEKFRLLRDHLVDSGLTTDAALRRPMLCRHDVLNLAHDADYVARYCSGDMSPAELRRLGLPWSPALAQRTVRAVGGSLLTAELALQHGLACHLAGGTHHAHRDHASGFCIFNDLAVVALYLLESGRVGRVLIFDCDVHQGDGTARILDGVADAVTVSLHCEKNFPVRKATSDWDIPLAPGLGDAEYLRIVDDTLNYLLPLYQPDLVLYDAGVDVHRDDALGLLALSDAGLAARDSAVLEHCLGRDIPVAGLIGGGYDKDRARLARRHAQLHISAAQAWRQFGLE, encoded by the coding sequence ATGTCGCTCCCGCTGGTCTTTCACGACGACTACAGCCCGCCGCTGCCACCCGGGCATCGCTTCCCGATGGAAAAGTTTCGCCTGCTGCGCGATCACCTGGTCGACAGCGGCCTGACCACCGACGCTGCGCTGCGGCGCCCGATGCTGTGCCGCCATGACGTGCTCAACCTCGCCCACGACGCCGATTACGTCGCGCGCTACTGCAGCGGCGACATGAGCCCGGCGGAGCTGCGCCGGCTCGGCCTGCCATGGAGCCCGGCTCTGGCGCAGCGCACCGTGCGCGCCGTGGGCGGTTCGCTGCTCACCGCCGAGCTGGCGCTGCAGCATGGACTGGCCTGTCATCTGGCCGGCGGCACCCACCACGCACATCGCGACCATGCCTCGGGCTTCTGCATCTTCAACGATCTGGCGGTGGTGGCGCTCTATCTGCTGGAAAGCGGGCGAGTCGGCCGCGTGCTGATCTTCGACTGCGACGTGCATCAGGGCGACGGCACGGCACGCATCCTCGACGGCGTGGCGGACGCGGTGACGGTGTCGTTGCACTGCGAGAAGAACTTCCCGGTGCGCAAGGCCACCAGCGACTGGGACATTCCGCTGGCGCCGGGCCTGGGCGATGCGGAATACCTGCGGATCGTGGACGACACGCTGAACTACCTGCTGCCGCTGTATCAGCCGGACCTGGTGCTGTACGACGCCGGCGTCGACGTGCACCGTGACGATGCCCTCGGCCTGCTCGCGCTCAGCGATGCCGGGCTAGCCGCGCGCGACAGTGCGGTACTCGAGCATTGCCTCGGTCGCGACATCCCGGTGGCTGGGCTGATCGGTGGCGGCTACGACAAGGACCGCGCCCGGCTCGCCCGCCGCCACGCGCAGCTGCACATCAGTGCAGCGCAAGCCTGGCGGCAGTTCGGTCTGGAATGA
- a CDS encoding type IV pili methyl-accepting chemotaxis transducer N-terminal domain-containing protein, which translates to MFQHLLRGTLLLGLLLGALPGQAAISDAEAINRAGQQRMLGQRIAKSYLMIGTQTRSELAQAQLDASVASVEENSQLLGDYAPSAAIRGAVDEAGLTWQQLREQALAAPDKSRSLEMLKLAERFLAQSETLALRIEQHNGSQPAHLVNRSGRLRMLSQRIAMLYLALSWNLPDAELRSKFDTAVEEFDQGLDELHAAKQNTEQINDRLEHISNQWRFARVGFKLTEDGRYVPTVIVTTAESLLQKLEALTADYAQLAQATR; encoded by the coding sequence ATGTTTCAACACCTGCTTCGCGGCACGCTGCTGCTCGGCCTGCTGCTCGGCGCCCTGCCCGGCCAAGCCGCCATCAGCGATGCCGAAGCCATCAACCGCGCCGGCCAGCAACGCATGCTCGGCCAGCGCATCGCCAAGAGCTACCTGATGATCGGCACCCAGACCCGCAGCGAACTTGCGCAGGCGCAGCTCGATGCCAGCGTCGCCAGTGTCGAGGAAAACAGCCAGCTGCTCGGCGACTACGCCCCCAGCGCCGCGATCCGCGGGGCAGTCGACGAGGCCGGGCTGACTTGGCAGCAGCTGCGCGAACAGGCGCTTGCCGCGCCGGACAAGTCGCGCTCGCTGGAGATGCTCAAGCTGGCCGAACGCTTCCTCGCACAGAGCGAGACGCTGGCGCTGCGGATCGAACAGCACAACGGCAGCCAGCCCGCGCATCTGGTCAACCGCAGCGGCCGGCTGCGCATGCTCAGCCAGCGCATCGCCATGCTCTACCTGGCACTGAGCTGGAACCTGCCGGACGCCGAACTGCGGAGCAAATTCGATACGGCGGTGGAGGAATTCGACCAGGGCCTGGACGAACTGCACGCGGCCAAGCAGAACACCGAGCAGATCAACGATCGCCTCGAACACATCAGCAACCAATGGCGTTTCGCCCGCGTCGGTTTCAAGCTGACGGAAGACGGTCGCTACGTGCCGACGGTGATCGTCACCACCGCCGAATCGCTGCTGCAGAAGCTGGAAGCGTTGACCGCCGACTACGCCCAGCTGGCCCAGGCGACGCGCTGA
- a CDS encoding NarK family nitrate/nitrite MFS transporter encodes MTAIDSSAAKRPPKQGPVIHDWRPEDAQFWAATGKAIATRNLWISIPALLLAFAVWMVWSTVIVRLNAIGFGFSTDQLFWLAALPGLSGATLRIFYSFMVPVFGGRRWTAISTASLAIPALWMGFAVQNPETPYSVFVIIALLCGFGGGNFASSMSNISFFYPKAQQGTALGLNAGLGNLGVSVMQFSVPLLIGMGLFGAAGGQPQELADGGQLWLQNAGFIWVPFILAVTVAAWFGMNDLSSARASFSEQAVIFKRKHNWLMCWLYLATFGSFIGFAAAFPMLIKTSFPEVNALSFAFLGPLVGALVRPLGGFVADKLGGARVTLWNFVVMIGAVFGVLQFLPEAGQGGSFYGFLAMFMLLFVTTGIGNGSTFRMIPVIFRTLHERRAGKNAAAREEALRAAGKESAAVLGFSSAIGAFGAFFIPKSFGSSIALTGGPEMAMYGFVAYYVTCILVTWWWYSRKGAETPC; translated from the coding sequence ATGACAGCCATCGATTCATCCGCGGCCAAACGGCCGCCCAAACAGGGACCGGTCATCCATGACTGGCGCCCGGAAGACGCTCAGTTCTGGGCCGCCACCGGCAAGGCCATCGCCACGCGCAACCTGTGGATATCGATCCCCGCGCTGCTGCTGGCGTTTGCCGTGTGGATGGTCTGGAGCACGGTTATCGTGCGGCTGAATGCCATCGGTTTCGGCTTCAGCACCGACCAGCTGTTCTGGCTGGCGGCGCTGCCGGGGCTGTCTGGCGCGACGCTGCGCATCTTCTACTCGTTCATGGTGCCGGTGTTCGGCGGCCGCCGCTGGACCGCGATCAGCACCGCGTCGCTGGCCATCCCGGCGCTGTGGATGGGCTTCGCCGTGCAGAACCCGGAGACGCCCTACAGCGTGTTCGTGATCATCGCGCTGCTGTGCGGCTTCGGCGGCGGCAACTTTGCTTCGTCGATGTCCAACATCAGCTTTTTCTACCCCAAGGCACAGCAGGGCACCGCGCTCGGCCTGAACGCCGGCCTGGGCAACCTTGGCGTGTCGGTGATGCAGTTCAGCGTGCCGCTGCTGATCGGCATGGGCCTGTTCGGCGCCGCCGGTGGCCAGCCGCAGGAACTGGCCGATGGCGGCCAGCTGTGGCTGCAGAATGCCGGTTTCATCTGGGTGCCGTTCATCCTCGCGGTGACCGTCGCGGCCTGGTTCGGCATGAACGATCTGTCGTCGGCACGCGCCTCGTTCAGCGAGCAGGCGGTGATCTTCAAGCGCAAGCACAACTGGCTGATGTGCTGGCTGTACCTGGCCACCTTCGGTTCGTTCATCGGCTTCGCCGCCGCGTTCCCGATGCTGATCAAGACCTCCTTCCCGGAAGTCAACGCACTGAGCTTCGCCTTCCTCGGCCCGCTGGTCGGTGCCCTGGTGCGTCCGCTGGGTGGCTTCGTGGCGGACAAGCTGGGCGGCGCGCGCGTCACCCTGTGGAACTTCGTGGTGATGATCGGTGCGGTGTTCGGCGTGCTGCAGTTCCTGCCCGAGGCCGGACAGGGCGGCAGCTTCTACGGCTTCCTCGCCATGTTCATGCTGCTGTTCGTTACCACCGGCATCGGCAACGGCTCCACCTTCCGCATGATCCCGGTGATCTTCCGCACGCTGCACGAGCGTCGTGCCGGCAAGAACGCCGCCGCCCGTGAGGAAGCGCTGCGTGCCGCCGGCAAGGAATCGGCTGCGGTTCTGGGCTTCAGCTCGGCGATCGGCGCCTTCGGTGCGTTCTTCATTCCCAAGTCGTTCGGCTCCTCCATCGCCCTCACCGGCGGCCCGGAGATGGCCATGTACGGCTTCGTTGCCTACTACGTGACTTGCATTCTGGTGACCTGGTGGTGGTACTCGCGCAAAGGCGCCGAGACCCCCTGCTGA
- a CDS encoding histidine kinase: MFHWFRGSLPARAGVAVLLIGTLALGSAVSAGLIAWLSEDDAAAINTAGSLRMSVYKLSWRLQAGTDNAEIQRQGDNFRHRLESINLTRILRSDQQSPLNQAYAGLRERWHNQLAPALERGDVAVFHANADDFVEQLNQFVLLLQRQSERKQSWQLAIQGTALFVTVMVLMVGMYSLQSSVLSPLQELVRATERFRAGDLSARVQYRSEDELGHMANSFNAMAEALEQSHHTLESRVAQKTAHLAQANAALQLLYQGSRSLASGPASAESLDKLIDSFQNRLPGLRLTLCLHGDPREPAEQLIALHGSELREICSPGDCATCTLHQRRNIVASPVVNQGSELGELRAAFADGRPPQQWELELIEALANLIGTALSLERRREQDHRLLLFEERAIIARELHDSLAQALSYMKLQVSRLQTLMHRGEPPEQLEKVTEEIRDGLNNAYRQLRELLTTFRLKIQEGGLRKALDDTAREFSERGQFPVQLNVKTLPFGLSASEQIHLLQIAREALSNCARHSGASHVWLTVQQIGSEVEMLIEDDGCGVSLDFDPRLHHGLTIMLERARNLHGRLRIEQREPNGTRVQLNFAPQFLGRDLERDTA; encoded by the coding sequence ATATTCCACTGGTTCCGTGGGTCGCTGCCGGCAAGGGCCGGGGTCGCGGTCCTGCTGATCGGCACCCTCGCGCTGGGCAGCGCCGTCAGCGCCGGGCTGATCGCCTGGCTGAGCGAGGACGATGCCGCCGCGATCAATACCGCCGGTTCGCTGCGCATGTCGGTATACAAACTGAGCTGGCGGCTGCAGGCTGGCACCGACAACGCGGAAATCCAGCGCCAGGGCGACAACTTCCGCCACCGCCTGGAAAGCATCAACCTGACCCGCATCCTGCGCAGCGATCAGCAGTCGCCGCTCAATCAGGCCTATGCCGGCCTGCGCGAGCGCTGGCACAACCAGCTCGCGCCCGCGCTCGAGCGTGGCGATGTCGCGGTCTTCCATGCCAATGCCGACGATTTCGTCGAACAACTCAACCAGTTCGTCCTGCTGCTGCAGCGCCAGAGCGAGCGCAAGCAGAGCTGGCAGCTGGCGATCCAGGGCACCGCGCTGTTCGTCACGGTGATGGTGCTGATGGTCGGCATGTACAGCCTGCAGAGCAGCGTGCTCAGCCCGCTGCAGGAGCTGGTGCGCGCCACCGAGCGCTTCCGAGCCGGCGATCTCAGCGCGCGCGTGCAGTACCGCTCGGAGGACGAACTGGGGCACATGGCCAACAGCTTCAACGCGATGGCCGAGGCGCTGGAGCAATCGCATCACACCCTTGAGAGCCGCGTCGCCCAGAAAACCGCGCACCTCGCCCAGGCCAACGCCGCGCTGCAACTGCTCTATCAAGGCAGCCGCAGCCTGGCCAGCGGGCCGGCCAGCGCCGAATCGCTGGACAAGCTGATCGACAGTTTCCAGAACCGCCTGCCGGGCCTGCGCCTGACCCTGTGCCTGCACGGCGATCCGCGCGAACCGGCCGAGCAACTGATCGCCCTGCACGGCAGCGAGCTGCGCGAAATCTGCTCGCCGGGCGACTGCGCCACCTGCACCCTGCACCAGCGGCGCAATATCGTGGCCAGCCCGGTGGTCAACCAGGGCAGCGAGCTGGGCGAGCTGCGCGCCGCCTTCGCCGACGGCCGGCCGCCGCAGCAATGGGAGCTGGAGCTGATCGAGGCACTGGCCAACCTGATCGGCACCGCGCTGTCGCTGGAGCGTCGCCGCGAGCAAGACCACCGCCTGCTGCTGTTCGAGGAGCGCGCCATCATCGCCCGCGAACTGCACGATTCGCTGGCCCAGGCCCTGTCGTACATGAAGCTGCAGGTCAGCCGCCTGCAGACGCTGATGCACCGCGGTGAGCCGCCGGAGCAGCTGGAAAAGGTCACCGAGGAAATCCGCGACGGGCTGAACAACGCCTACCGCCAGTTGCGCGAGCTGCTCACCACCTTCCGCCTGAAGATCCAGGAAGGCGGGCTGCGCAAGGCGCTGGACGACACCGCGCGCGAATTCTCCGAGCGCGGCCAGTTCCCGGTGCAGCTGAACGTCAAGACGCTGCCGTTCGGCCTGTCGGCCAGCGAGCAGATCCACCTGCTGCAGATCGCCCGAGAGGCGCTGTCCAACTGCGCCCGCCACTCCGGCGCCAGCCATGTCTGGCTCACCGTGCAGCAGATCGGCTCGGAAGTGGAAATGCTCATCGAGGACGACGGTTGCGGGGTTTCCCTGGATTTCGACCCGCGCCTGCACCACGGCCTGACCATCATGCTCGAGCGCGCCCGCAATTTGCACGGGCGCCTGCGCATCGAACAGCGCGAGCCCAACGGTACTCGCGTGCAACTGAACTTCGCGCCGCAGTTCCTCGGCCGCGACCTCGAGAGAGACACCGCATGA
- a CDS encoding DUF4345 domain-containing protein → MRFARLVLAIQALIMFALSLAYWLRPYEMANLNGMLLMESASISHMRVYYGGLQLGLALFLFWAMRGPERARAALVLLVITMLALVGGRLGALALDGGELIGFDLASLLYRLLAAALAALALWLLREPAAVEADEAPAQRIEPPTRRLVDEPPQPFRVGDARPEPPAADAAAPQAFRRGDPQP, encoded by the coding sequence ATGCGTTTTGCCCGTTTGGTTCTGGCGATCCAGGCGCTGATCATGTTCGCGCTCAGCCTGGCGTACTGGCTGCGTCCCTACGAAATGGCCAATCTCAACGGCATGCTGCTGATGGAGTCGGCGTCGATCAGCCATATGCGGGTGTACTACGGCGGCCTGCAGCTGGGGCTGGCGCTGTTCCTGTTCTGGGCCATGCGCGGGCCCGAGCGCGCGCGAGCGGCACTGGTGCTGCTGGTGATCACCATGCTGGCGCTGGTGGGGGGACGCCTCGGTGCGCTGGCACTGGATGGCGGCGAGCTGATCGGCTTCGACCTGGCCTCGTTGCTCTACCGTCTGCTGGCTGCTGCTTTGGCGGCGCTGGCCCTGTGGTTGCTGCGCGAGCCGGCTGCGGTGGAGGCCGATGAAGCCCCGGCGCAGCGGATCGAACCGCCGACGCGGCGGCTGGTCGACGAGCCGCCGCAGCCGTTCCGTGTGGGCGATGCGCGACCCGAGCCGCCGGCGGCGGACGCCGCGGCGCCGCAAGCGTTCCGCCGCGGCGATCCCCAGCCCTGA